The Synergistaceae bacterium genome includes a region encoding these proteins:
- a CDS encoding ethanolamine utilization protein EutP, with amino-acid sequence MEQEKRNRIILIGPVSSGKTTLSQRITNREIVDNKTQALSLIDD; translated from the coding sequence ATGGAGCAAGAAAAAAGGAATCGAATCATACTTATAGGTCCGGTTTCCTCAGGCAAGACGACTCTATCTCAAAGGATTACAAACCGTGAGATAGTTGATAATAAAACGCAAGCTTTGAGTTTGATAGACGACTT